A genomic region of Solanum dulcamara chromosome 2, daSolDulc1.2, whole genome shotgun sequence contains the following coding sequences:
- the LOC129880341 gene encoding 2-methylene-furan-3-one reductase: MEALLSSTTLQLKPLHPPSSFSSLHSPFSSTSVLRVKVNRKAENIIQRNHFSTVLPLRVSASSQAAAAETSTSTSIPSEMKAWSYTDYGSVDVLKFESNVSVPDIKEDQVLIKVIAAALNPVDFKRRLGKFKATDSPLPTVPGYDVAGMVVKVGSQVKGLKEGDEVYGDIHEKALDGPKQFGSLAEYTAVEEKLVALKPKNLSFAEAAALPLAIETAYEGLEKAGFSAGKSILVLGGAGGVGSLVIQLAKHVFGASKVAATSSTGKLELLKSLGADLAIDYTKENFEDLPDKFDVVYDSVGQGEKAVKAMKEGGSVVVLTGAVTPPGFRFVVTSNGEMLKKLNPYLESGKVKPVIDPKGPFPFDKVVDAFSYLETGRATGKVVIHPIP, translated from the exons ATGGAAGCTCTGTTATCTTCCACTACTCTTCAACTCAAAccccttcatccaccctcttctttctcttctcttcactCTCCATTTTCTTCTACTTCTGTTCTTAGAGTAAAGGTTAACAGAAAAGCTGAAAATATTATTCAAAGAAACCATTTTTCCACTGTTTTGCCACTTAGAGTCTCTGCTAGTTCTCAAGCTGCAGCTGCTGAAACGTCCACAAGTACTTCTATTCCTTCTGAAATGAAAGCTTGGAGTTATACTGATTATGGAAGTGTTGATGTTTTGAAGTTTGAGTCCAATGTTTCAGTTCCTGATATTAAGGAAGATCAAGTCTTGATTAAGGTTATTGCTGCTGCTCTTAACCCTGTTGATTTTAAACGACGGCTCGGAAAATTCAAGGCCACTGATTCTCCACTTCCT ACTGTGCCAGGTTATGATGTTGCTGGTATGGTAGTGAAAGTTGGTAGTCAAGTAAAGGGATTAAAAGAAGGGGATGAAGTATATGGAGATATACATGAGAAAGCATTAGATGGACCAAAGCAATTTGGATCTTTAGCTGAGTACACTGCTGTTGAAGAGAAACTAGTTGCTTTGAAGCCCAAGAATCTGAGTTTTGCAGAGGCCGCTGCTCTTCCTCTAGCTATTGAGACTGCTTATGAAGGTCTTGAGAAAGCTGGATTTTCTGCTGGCAAATCCATTCTTGTTTTGGGAGGTGCTGGTGGTGTTGGATCCCTTGTAATCCAG CTTGCCAAACATGTATTTGGTGCTTCAAAAGTAGCAGCTACCTCCAGCACAGGGAAGTTGGAACTCCTGAAAAGCTTAGGAGCTGATTTAGCTATTGACTACACTAAGGAGAATTTTGAAGACCTGCCTGACAAGTTTGATGTTGTTTATGATTCAGTTG GTCAGGGCGAAAAGGCGGTGAAGGCAATGAAGGAAGGTGGGAGTGTGGTAGTGCTAACAGGGGCAGTAACACCACCGGGTTTTAGATTTGTAGTGACATCAAATGGAGAGATGTTGAAGAAACTGAACCCATACTTGGAGAGTGGGAAGGTGAAACCAGTGATAGATCCAAAGGGACCATTCCCATTTGATAAGGTTGTGGATGCTTTCTCTTATCTTGAAACTGGAAGAGCCACTGGGAAAGTTGTCATTCATCCCATTCCTTGA